The following nucleotide sequence is from Labeo rohita strain BAU-BD-2019 chromosome 3, IGBB_LRoh.1.0, whole genome shotgun sequence.
GGACAACTgtgatatgaaaaatataaaataataaatagaacaaaatataaaatattattttaactaataaataaaaaaaataataattatatgaaatctaaaattaatgttaattgaaataaatcaaatatttcataaaatctAAACATAATTCTGTTAGCTGCCaagaaaacattaataattttcaATTAAGTACTCAAATTAGTATTTCaaagtaaatgaaaattaagatattctaaaataactaaaataaaactaataagaataattaaacaaaaactatatgGCCATCAagaaaacctaataaaaatgacaaagaaaaaaacttactaaaaaattactaaaatattaactaaaattaaaaatgaattcaaaatttaatataaactctacagacatatatataaatatttatatttttataaatatgcatAGCATTAAGATTCAATTCATTTCCATGTCTTTACCAGGTCTAGAAATCACAGAAACAAGACTTTCTCtcatatattttctattttgcaatattttaagaattaatATCCTGATTTTTAGCTGATTTCAAAGCATGTTTTGTCTGATTTAGAGGTGGACAGTagtgaagtatttttatttttagtacatttacaaaaaaagtatctgtactttatccaagtgtttttctttagaaaactttacttcactacattaaaaaagttaataaatttaattgtatataataatttataataagtAAAAGTTattggtttttttgtttgtttgtttgtttgtttttacctttaatATTTAAGAGCATTAAAAATTTAGCACTTTCTTGTACTCAAGTAAACCTTTGAATTACTTTTTCTTGACTAAAAGTAAGAAAGTACtagatttataatatatttaagtattaaattatatttaatatgaaacgtagtgcagtaaaaagtacaatattatgctttgaaatgttttggaGTACAGAAAAACACTTCACTAGTGTCCGCCTCTGGTCTGATTTGAAATTTTTGAGCTGAGACAgtaaagtaatatttaatttgtgattTGTGTAGAAGTGAAGTTTGACGGTCTGATGTTTCTCACCTCTGTAAGAGACGAACGAACCTGCTGGAGTGAAAGAGCTGCTTTAGCCCACGAGACATAGACACTCTCTTCACAGAGCTCGTGAAACACATATGTTTATCCATCATTACACTTGTCTGTCGActttgtttcagtgttttatgtgtgtgtttgtgtaccgTTGAACATCGGCTCTCTGATCTGTCTGTGAGATTTTCCTGACGGCTGCGGCTGGATTCCTGCGTCTCACCGTCACACCACAACAAAAGAACAGCTTTAGCCTGAACTTTATAAATGTCACACACAAATTTAACATGTTCTTTTTGATGGGagaattaatttctttcaaaataaaaccatacagaccctaaactttgaaatattattacaattcaaactgttttccatgtgaatatctgttaaaatgtaaatgtacagctgaattttcagcatcattactacagtctttagtgtcacatgatctttcagaaatcattctaatatgccgatttgttGATTTTGTGGAAACCACGTAAAATGATCATCTGTGCTTATTTATGGGAAAAAAGTTGAATTCATAGAAGCTTAACAATTCAGtacttcattaaaatgttaacatcCTATTtgacaaagttttattttttcaccagTTGCATTCTGTGTTTCCATCTCGACAGcttaaaaaattgtaatcatcaaaaagcatgtctaatcaattgatttcataaaatttgaactttttttttttttttttaattagaatttattccaatatttaataaataatagtggttaatattattttagtaccATTAGGATACCattgcagtttttatttatattttgaataggttttatttattgctgggcagcaattaatcacatttaaaatgtaagtttttttgtgtacataatatatgtgtgtgtactgtatatatttattatatgtatgtataaatgcacacacatgcatgtatatatttaagaaaaataatattatatgaatatgaaataaattatatgaatataaatatatacatgtaaatattttcaaaatatataatgtatgtgtgtgtctttatatatatacataaatatacacagtacacacacacatataaaaaaacaaaaacctttattttggatgtgattaatctcAAATAATTGTTTGAGCAGcactagttttattatttttatatttcatattagtgttttattttacatttttagttttcattttaaatttagttacaATTTGTGTAActttattgtgtgtttttgtcatttttattatttttatttttaataggtctatttttattattttattcatttcagttttagttatttttagaacgttaagttaaactaaatgaaaaattagaaacatttccTTGGCAACtatttaggaaaaaaacaagttttagaTTTGAaggattttattttctttcagttaacatttatcaactttcagtttcagtttagttaattataataattccTAACTTGAAAACCctgtagtaatatttctttaacaaattgaaaataaccctaaatatttctttaatgagTGATATTACTGCAGTTCTCATTACTCACTGGATGGGGCGGCACACGGCGGGCTGCTGCTCACAAACGAACCCCAACCTTTGACGTTATATGCACTGACCCGCACGTAATACTGCAcaccctacacacacacacacacaagtcaaTATCATATCTGCATATGTTATATATTGATGAATGTGTCTGTGTGCATCTTACAGTCTGGAGTCCCGTGATGCTGAACTCTGGGTTTCTGGTGTCAGTGATGAATGCCGTGCCACACAGAGGATGAAAACTCGATGAAGAGCTCCACTCAactacacacagacacacagacagacacacaggtGAGTGATGACATCATCAGCCACATCACTGCGGTCATGTGATGTCATCTCACCTCTGTATCGGGTGATGAGGCCATGCGTCTGACCGGCGGGTTCAGTGACGTGCACACAGAGACAGTTGTCGCCCGTCACCAGCAGGACGGCGCCGGCGGGCGGCCCGGGCGGagctgagagagaaagagacagacaggtGTAATGAATCACATGACTTCTTGCTGAagagtgtctgtgtgtgtgtgttcgtacCAGTTGTGTTAAATCTATCCCTCATGCGACGATAAAGTTCCCATCGCTGCGTCCACAGATCCACGTTCTTCTGCACGTCTGTCTGTGCCTGAAGCTCCGCCTTCGCTCTCTGCAGAAGCTCCGCCCTCCATTCCTCCAGCTTCTGCTCGGCCAATGACACCAGCTCATCCAGCTTCAGCAACCAATCAGAGGCCGAGCTCACTGCGGCAGGATGGCGAGAGACATTTATACATCAAGCCAATGAAGCCACTGAAGTATGAAATCTGCTGtagttttttttcctaaattattaattatgactgtttatttatttacttattgatttagatatttttttacaaattccaTGTTTTCATTTACCATTTTgtggattctgttttaatggtttaattttaataatcaaaatgatgttttttatgttatgtaatgattttttttttttattattattattatttaagaattttaattgttaaattacattttaattatcagaaaacatgtctaatttgattcagaaagtttgacatttataatgtataaaataatttcactacagtttattaaatgtacaattttttaaataatttattacaatttagaaataattGGGTCTTATCTGTTTttaacaaatctgttttttaaaaggCATGACTAatcaattaaattcataaaactttaaatgtaattatgtattattaattatgatttatgacattattaattaaaatatattacattaaaatgttaacaacaaTACAGTGatttgaaaactgttttttcccCCGCAAATTAAAAGGTGTTTAATCAGTTGGATAAACAAGTGTATTTAATTATagttaataacaaataaatactattaaaaataaagaatataaaaaatacattacatgttttattacattcacagtttattaaataatttattaaatgagGGTCcaatgaaatctttttttttttttttacaaatcaaaaagcatgtctaattaattcatAAAGTGATCATCTGTgctgatttatattaaaaaaggtgtatttataataattacaaatgtcAAATCAGTTGAAGTCATGTTAAAatcctatgtttttttttatcaattaaattttttttcctttcaaattcTGTATCTCCATTTGAatggtttaatatatatatattttttataatcaaaaGGCACATCTAAtcaattttttacataaaatttaagcatttatttatttatttttaaaaataaacttcttACAGAATTCAGTAAATTATAGTGGtcaatattattttactacCATTAGGATACCATTGAAGTTgtattcacattttaaatttatagtattaatatttataaagttttatttcacattttccttttttattttaaatttaaaaatttgatttcaatgtgtttttgtcatttttatattttatttaattcataaaatagttgttttaaatttagttttagtttcagtttcagttattttagaacattaagttaaagtaaatgaaaattagatttcaatcaaaaagcaagtctaatttatttaattcataaaatgttgtaaattgtattacaattatcattattaatcatttttattttatgtatatatttattttatttatttttacaaaaagagGGTCCTATgaattttgaaagtttttactaaattttatatattattattatacagtatttcAGTTTATGTTTTAAATCCTCTGGTAATCATGTGTGCGTGCATGCCACTCACAGGTGGGGTTATGTTTGGCTCCAGCCTTTACCAGCACCTGCAGCAGTGGTGCATTATGGGTAAGAGCGGCCACATCCAGCGGCACCAGCCCGAACTCACTGACGCTGTTCACCCTTCCATCTGTTGCTCTTTCTTTGGATAACAGATGCTGGACAGCGAGCGTGTCTTCATTCTCCAGTGCGTCCCACAGACACAAGtactaaacacaaacacactcatgtAGACAGCAGGACATTCAAATTCATTCTTTCtgagtgtgcgtgtgttttttttttttttttttttttacctcagctGGTCCTCTGCTCAGCCGCCTCTTCCAATCAGAAGGCTCCGCCTCACTATGGGAAGCTCCACCCCTCAGTTTGAGTGACAGGCTCCTGTAGATGCGTTTGGGTGAGACGGGGCCGAGGGAACGCCTCCTTTGGGGCGGAGCCATCACGACATCACTACTGACAGAACGACAGGATTCTCCATCATCGTCAGGCAATCACACACTTACACATAGAGAGTGTCTCAGGCtgcgtttacactagtgcattcgTTTTAAAATGCAGAACTTTTGCTATGGTTACGCCATCTACTGGAACATTTGCTCCCTGTAAAATCCCACAATGCATCGCAAATTCTAGGGAGCACCCGGTGCTCACTATGCTCCCTTACTGAAAATAACTTCACATTTCtgaaaccacatcagtcttaataactactgttaattttgtatttaatcatttatatgtgatatataatcgtccatgaaggctggaagtgaaaaactccttatattcaggtgtgcagaattattaggcatgttttcttttacagataaaatgagccaaagaAGAGATTTAACTCAGACTGAAAagttcaaattattaaatgcccatgagaagaatgcaatactaatgcattacaagaatttgttaaggcttgaccattggacagagaaatgcttgttgagtctgcatggtcagaaaaaacaggtggagaagaaaagatgcatgttaactgcaaaagaattaggaattaaggtgaagaattaggtgtgacaccatcaggaaccgtttagtctccagcgccaccattttccagaactgcaaccttcagaagtacaatgtgtcaggttctcagagactttgcttggtaaaaaatcctaaaaaatccccctcacttaataagaataacaagctgacgtgttgtgaaatacatgaagacattttatatatatatatatatataggctttatagacagataagttgagagtgactcttgaaggacaagcatcacatcctcttgtacctctgattcaagaatttatcttccaaaatctggcagtaattatgcacacagtgtatatatatatatatatatatatatatatatatatattctttttttatatattcttattctttcttatttctttttttttttttttttactttacacaaacatcacaaaaaatacaaccaacataacatttgactggatgaaaatgttacattagcacctttaagatgtatttttatatgtgaaaagaaaaagaaaaaaaaaaaaaaaaaaaaaaacaggaagtttggaccagtgttgtttacatctagcgaaatggtctatatatatatatatatattatatattattagttCCAGAGATGACGTTCTATAATGTTGTCCGTTGACGCTGTACGTAGTGATGTCACTGGAATTCTAGTGATCACTGCCCCGACGTGCACTTAGCAGGGAACTTACCAGTGACCCAATTCGATTACCGTTACACGACCTACTGATTCACGAGCTCGGGATATGATTAAAACACACTCACAGTCTATGTCAGTCTGTTTTTCACAGAGGAGCTGCCGCACTATCTCTGATTAAATCTGATCATTTCTGCAAACATCACGATGATTCTCATCTTCCTCTTGCATTCACACTCTTCCTGCTTTAAATACTGTTGTTCCTCATCACATTTCACAAACACACCAAACTACTGACTGAAACTAAAGAATACACACACCATCATTACTATGAGTTTTTAATGAGACTTTAAGTTAGTTaactgtttattttcattttctcatgttaaatatgaataatagtATAAAGCCAAACGTTCCGTTGAAAGTTCCGTTATGTTGTTTACATAAGGAAAATATTAGTCTAAATATTGTACATTAAAATTAGGCTTATTTGTGGCTTTATCGacataataaaagtttatttgaaCGTCGATTGTAGTTTTATATGGTTATTTATGCGACAGCCAGCGGTTATTCATATAAACAACGAAAATATAACTAATCACATAGTAGGAAACACAACTGTacgtttgtttatttatttagcagatgcttttatctgttaaagttacaaataaaaaaccATGAAGGAATGACAGGAATGAAGAGTTTTACCGTTAGAAACGCGCAGATGATTCTCCGTCAATCTCCTCCGATGTTCCCTCAAGTCGCGCAGATTATATCATAAAGTTAAACTTTGCGTTATAAACCGCAGTTTAATTCTACCGAAACGCATCTATTCCCGTCATTAAGACCAACTCTATTAATAACACGGATGGAGAGGGTGTGCACGAGCCCGCGAACTCCCTCAGCGTCCCAGCGCGCGCGCACGCGCACACTCAACGGATGTGTTTACTTTGTCTAGCACGCGCACTGTATAAACGAAGCCTAGTCATGCAGTTGTCGCTACTAAAAGACTTTAATTCATAGTTAGGTTTAAGTTGATTAAACATAAAAGAGAACTACAATGCTCTGTCACAATCTCCTCAGACGTCACATGTTTTTGTGCATTCATTGTCATTTCCGTTAAGGTGGCGTGGGATCTCGCAGCCACTCAACCTGAATCTTTTACTGGTTGAAGTTCTAGACTAGTGAGAGAAGGGTTGAGACTAGATTAGGTTAGCCTTAAAGTATAAATGTAAGTGTGCTATTGTCATCTGGGAAGTGTTTTGTCTCTTTTGTCTCCAGTGTTTGTCATCATGACTGTGTTAAACGTTCGCTGTGGTTTCTGCAGACACTTCTGCTCATTTCATCTCCCACCACACAggctaaaaatgacaataaactTTGTCTTTCACACATGCACTCAAACCCACAGAGATTTTGGTGCCCACACATTTCTCGAACTGCGTTGTCTCTgctgaaactttatttttcatttcttctGACAGGAGCTGAATGAAGCTTTGTCAATAATTGATTGAATGACCTTTGACCTGCGATTTGAACAGGAATGGAACAACAGTACCATAGACCGGACACATCTATATATGAAGCCACATACAGCGCTCATGATGAGAAATGGCTCGTTTAAACACGAACAGGAAGTGGTTTTACTGCTGAACAGAGTTAGCGGCCACACGCATTTAAGCTACAGTTGCTATAGAGATAAAACAGTGATCGCCGCTGCTAAACCACACTAAACTATCTGGCTGAAACTTAGAAAACCCCTGTCAACAAAAACCCtgtgaacaaataaatataaaaatgaaaatgatgctaaaacttttattcaaattgaaTAAATTGTACAGTGTACAGAAAACAATCATATGAGCTGTAAGTCACTTCTGATTTTTGAATCCAGTTGAGAAAATAGTTGGATTCaagcatttaaatttttttttttgttttgtttgtttgtttgttttctgttgtgCACCACTTCTTCCAATTCCATGGACATTTTCTTTAGACTGGACTTGGATTGTATGATGatgttttagtgccacattaaaaaaaaaaaaaaattacaagaagATTAATCTAagattacaagaataaagttaaaacattttaagaataaagttgaaataacaagaaaaacacaaaatattttgacaataaagtcaaaatgttttgagaataaaatcaaaatgttttgagaataaagtaaaaattatgagaataaatttgtagcaattatGCGATTAAAGTTATAACATTTTGAGAGCATATTCTAGCCTTTTGTGCATGCAGATAACCCGGACTGGGAGCACCGGGAGATTTTCCAAAGTCTCAGCTTACAAAATCTGTCAGCTTATAGTGAAACAATCAATAGTCAAACAATATATCTATTACAATAATGTAGCATGATAGATCGCTGTATTCACCTCAGTTTAAGCAGCATGTGATCCAGTCGTCTTTCCGATTACAGTgagacatttgttttattaaattagtctgtaatgttttttttttttcattccttcAGATGTTCCTTCATGTTTATATTGTGCTATAAACgtaaaataaagatgaaatatacatttataatttgtatttcataataaaacagacagaatttgaaagctgagttgtgttatattaaaagcaacaaagcacaaaattattgtgATTGTATTGATTATTGGTTAGATTATATTgcaatgtataattttattcccaaacatttactgtataatatcGTAAAAAAAATCCcgcttgtgaatagtcacttatatacctcagaaaagacaacaatataaataatgttaatgaGTTAGATACCAGTTAaccattttattgttgtttttaattaaatacatgtgaggaatgaaagaTTGGACATTTTTTTGCGgagtaggtggtggaattttcacaaagaaaacagtataatttaattaaactaatgTCTCATTGTAATCAAAAAGCCGACTGATTCACATGAATAGAGCGATCTGTCCCACCTCATTAAAGAGagtataaaaacacattattgcattgtttgtatttcgctataaaactgacagaatttgaaagctgagactttgttttatattaaaaataccaaagccacaaagcttattgctgtTATTGGATGGCTGGTGCACTAAATAGGCCTAATGAATGCAATCgaagatgtgaaatattatttccaagcatactgtcccCTGCGAGTATGACATGTGGTAAGATTTCTGTTAATAATCCCACTTAATCAATTCTGGTTGCCTGGCAGCTTCTCCCAGTGCTCCCAATCCGGGCCATTTGCATGTGCAGGCTacactcaaaatattataactttaactGCTATTAtttaattctcaaaacatttcaacttcattctcaaaattttcacttaattctcaaaacatttcgactttattctcgtaatttcgactttattcttataattttaactttattctggaaacatttcgactttattctcaaaatttctactttattctcaaaacatttcaactttattctcataatttctactttattcttgtaattttgactttattctcataattttcaactttattctcaaaacatttaaactttattctcataatttcaactttattctggaaacatttcgactttattctggaaacatttctactttattcttgtaattttgactttattctcataatttcaactttactctcataatttcgactttattctcaaaacatttaaactttattctcgtaatttctgctttattcttgtaatttcgactattctggaaacatttcgactttattcttgaaatttctactttatctcattttaactttaatctcataattttttttttttttttttatgtggcactaaaacaccatCGTAGGATTAATTAAGTtgttcacattaaaaaaatttcagTCCTCTTAAACCATAATTTTCTAATGGATTATTTGGGTGCAAGCAAACATAcattgtgtaaaacaaaaacagagcatgttaaaatgatttaaagtaCAGCTTAAAAAGCATGCTAAATATCCAATGCTTTTACCCACATATGCTTCCAGTGTAAAACGGGCCTAACTCCAATCATACTGTACAAAttcaaaaagacagaaaataaaaaaataaaaagttttgagTAATTAAGGATATTccaagcaaaaaaacaaaagtggcAAAAGTTTACTAAGTAAAATTCCTTTTTATTCCAGTATTAAGTGATCTTTCTGTCTGTATGTGTATCTGCTTTAATTACCCCATGTGATGATAATTGGTTCTTTTAAGGTTCTGTGGAGCACAATACAATCATAAGCTTCTTCATGCTCGTTGATCTTCACactcttcctcagctggaaggTTCCATCATGGTTTGGTCTGATTCCTGTAGATTCAACATCATCTTCAGGCAGAGATGTGCGATATTTCCTAATATTCAGTGTTATGTCTTTGGGGTAGAAACCAGTGGCCATACAGGTGAGTTTCAGCTTGGATCTGTCTCTGATAGTCCCTCTCACAAACACTGGCTTCACTACGTTTTCTGGGACGCCTGTACAAAATATGTACAGACTCTCCTCAGTAGAACTGGCAGGGGATCGCTGTACCACAGTCCCACTTTTCCCCCTACGAGTGATCCCCTTCTTTGGAAGCATATGAACCTCTGGAGGAGCTGAAAACACAGGAGTCAGTTTACCAGTGAGTTATCTGTCCATAACAGCTGTAGATTATCAACAAACACAAACTCATTTACTCACAGGCATTTCTGAGCTCCTCATTTGCATATTCTCTGAATTTGTTGAGCCAGTCCACACACTCTTTCTCCAGGTATCCTTTGGTGTACTGGTTTAGGATTGGCACACTGTCCCATTTTCTCTTAGTTGGTAGAGCTTCAGCAACTGGAGCGACCCACTGAGACTCTTTATCATCAAAAGACAGAAAGTCAGCTCCATCATAGGCGTACTCATCAATGCCTTTGGAAAACTTCACTTCATCTCCCTGCCGCTCAATTTCACAGCCGTGTCTCCACTGAAGAACATGAACATCTGAAATAGAGATGaattaagatgttttgaaaaaagCTAGCACACATCATTTTATAGTTCGATAGTGTCCATGCCACCTAAGCGTTAAGCGACAAAAGCTCTTTCAGAGCCTGATGAACTGGAGTATCAACAATATTAATActtcacattaaaataacagaaataacagaAAAGTTAAGTCTGAATGTTGAATTAGAATATTCTGTCAAACTATAGACTATAAGTgcctaaataatatataatacatgacATATATCCTAACATGTAGGCTAATTGTTAACTAGGCTATTACTTTATTGCAGTTATGTTTAACCAACTTTGCATGTATGGATGATAGCACAAAAGaccattttacaaaacaaacaaacaaacttgtgAGGGAGTATGACCCGGGTTCAAACCATAACTACGCCACTGacaataatatgataatatgaTGATGCATCTTCTCTTACCCGATTCACTTTGATTCATACGGCTTATCAGAATGTCGACATTCACATTAAACCACTGTTCTTTGCTCTTTCTGGACTGGGTGCCTTTTTCCCAGTAATCCTCCTGCATTTTCTCTTTCATCCAGGTCTGTTTGGGAATCTTCCTCTGTTCCACACTATTGTAATAGTCAATCTGTATGTCGTCTAGCAGACCCATAGCAGTGAACTGATAGATGCCTGGCAGATCGACAGGTTTGGACAAAACCGTATAAATGTAATACAACGAGTGTTTCTCTgcaatagaaataaaatatgcgTTAGTGGATTGTTATATCAATATACTTAGAGTTACCATAGAGTTGTTATCAAAGCTAATCTGTTGTCACAAAGCCGAATTATACAAAGCGTAAATTTACTTCCACTTAGATACTCTAATAAAGTCCGAAAAAGTTCATAATTTACCTGCTCTAAGTGAAGGCACGGTCcaataaagaagaaaaacacaaagcatAGGAGAAATCTTCGTCACGGCACTTGTGACCATGTTTGAAGTGTTTTAAGTGTCTGTGAGACACGTTTATTATCTTATATCGTTGAATGCAAGAACTGCCAACAACAGCAGAAAACTTGTTACAGGAAATAGCcgttacagaaaaataaataaataacgatGACATCCTCGTTCAGGG
It contains:
- the LOC127162772 gene encoding H-2 class I histocompatibility antigen, Q10 alpha chain, which codes for MVTSAVTKISPMLCVFLLYWTVPSLRAEKHSLYYIYTVLSKPVDLPGIYQFTAMGLLDDIQIDYYNSVEQRKIPKQTWMKEKMQEDYWEKGTQSRKSKEQWFNVNVDILISRMNQSESDVHVLQWRHGCEIERQGDEVKFSKGIDEYAYDGADFLSFDDKESQWVAPVAEALPTKRKWDSVPILNQYTKGYLEKECVDWLNKFREYANEELRNASPPEVHMLPKKGITRRGKSGTVVQRSPASSTEESLYIFCTGVPENVVKPVFVRGTIRDRSKLKLTCMATGFYPKDITLNIRKYRTSLPEDDVESTGIRPNHDGTFQLRKSVKINEHEEAYDCIVLHRTLKEPIIITWGN